DNA from Macrobrachium rosenbergii isolate ZJJX-2024 chromosome 13, ASM4041242v1, whole genome shotgun sequence:
AAATGAGTCTTAAGGAGAACATAGTTACAACAAAAGAGGGGGGTAAATTAATGACAAACGCCTCTCTCTTCTGAGCCTCTCAAAtgccagtatgtatgtatgtaatgtttgCAAAACAAGCCTAAGGTCCAAAGACAGAGAACAGGAAGACATCTACATTTAGGCACTTCACTGGTCAAGTTTGTTGTTCACCTCTGTCCCAGAGTCAACAAATTGCTGTACGAAGCAGTAAGTATGAAATAACTCCAATTAAATTTAGCTCAAAATACATGACTAACAGGTTCATGCTTCTTCATACCTGTATTTTGTGCTTAATGAAAATTGGTCAAATAACACACAAATCTAAAAGAAGTGAGTAGCAACAATAGGAAATTCATtcacatcagtatatatatgaaccaaGACCGTCTCGGTTATATATTACTAGCTTAGTTGAATATTGTTGCCAATAACGTGCACATGTGCTGTTTAAGGAATACAGGCTGAGAAAGCATTAGTTTGGCATGTCTTTGGGAATGGTATATtaaatacacagtaaatgttaatattattacacAAGCTCAGAACATTGAAATATGCCCATGAACAACTTACAATTTAAGACACAAActgttacaaataaaataaaaataggataaaCAGATCTTCACAGAAGCTCTTCAGGTATCATAGGCAGTTCTTTTAGTCTATTTCATTCTGTGTGGTCAAATTTTACATCAAACCACACCACTAATCATTACTACTATTGTTCTGCAGGATAGCTTAAGAGTGAAAGACAATCTCTCTCACACATCTGAGCTATGTATCAAAGAGGCACGAAAAAAATGCCTATAAATAACAGTACACACTGTCGGTGGGTATTGCAAGATCACTGGACTAGGCATCACTTGAGACAGTCATGTTTCTCTGTCAAACATATTGGCTCAGATGTGCCACTAGCGATGATGTTGTATCAGTCAATGAGGCCTACTCAGCCACTTAGCACCATGATacactttttcattattaaaagtctGACTGCTGCACTAGTACGGTACAAGTTCACTAAAATCCCTTTCCTAATGAGACAACATCTTAAATGTCATCATAATCAGGAAATTCTGATAAGGATTCGTCGTCTGAAGACGAAGGCGTGGGAGATCTCTCCTCCTTCATTTGTCGCATTCTTTCTATTTCCTCTGGGGTTCTTGCTTTTGCAAACGATTGTACTTTAGGGTATATATGCTCTATGGCATACTGCACATTACTTACACTAggagctgaaacagaaattgtaGGAATTATGTATAAGTGGTACATTCAAGTATAAAGCTCTAGGAGCTGCAATATTCATATGAATAGGAGGAACTATTAAAATACAGTCGTTATAATCAAGTACTTAATCCTAAAATGTCTGAGAACACCAAActgtaagagagggagagagagagatcctacaaATGGTTCCACCACTGTCAGGTGAGGACTATCTAGTTGAGGCCATCTCATTTTGATAAAATAGTTTTGATAaagctataaacaaaaacacctaattttctctcatattctctctctctctcttccccacccTAGTtgtgacccacaacagtcaaTTAATAactaagtacataattcactgctattCAAGTTAACAGACAcactgtttagagagagagagagagagagagagagagagagagagagagagagagagagagagagagagagaaaccaacacTTAATACTAACCTGTAACTGTAATACTTCCAGTTGAAAATATCTTTAGTGTAGCTTTTGGATGGTCAATTTTATAGGTAACTCCAGGATGCAATTCTGGCtcataactgaaaacaaaaacaagaggagGAAAGTCCTTTATATCAGTGAACTGTACAGTCTGCATTACCCTGAGAACATCTACATCTCTTAGATGGACATAAACACCTTCAGTGGAAAATTTGGAAAAACATCTCTTACATGGACATAAAACACCTTCAgtggaaaatttagaaaaacttGAGTGTCCAAATTagtttgagcaaaaaaaaaattaattttcatcataaaattcattatttggatacttactgttaaagatagcttttATCTCCTCACCTATTGGCACGGAgctataagctatctttaacagtaggtaagattcatcccaaataaaaaggattCCTACCAGTGTTCAAAGATTTTCAGTAGAAAGTTTGGAAAAATCAATGAACACCTAATAAGttttggtgcaaaaaaaaaaaaaaaaaaaaaaaaaaaaaaaaaatcttaccagTTTCAAGATTTTCAACTAATCACAGAATCCACATTTGCAACTCatattaaaatacagaaagagaatgtaaaatgGATTTCCTGTATGTAACTAAACCAAATATCTAACATACTACCAATAAGTAATTGTTTCGTTGCATCCTTCAAAACATTATCAAACACTTACCCTGGGTATAAAATTCATGGATATACATTTTTCAGAGGCCAATGATATAAAATTCCAAGACCATTCTGAGCTTTATTTGTAAATGCATATAGTTTAATGAGTAAAATTTACATTACCATATAGAATGAGCACAATTTCCTAATGTCACTCTACTATcaaccattatttcaaaaaataccCATAGTAGCAGGAGTCtcgaaaaggagaaacaaatccacaattacgtATGGGTagtagatttaaaaataaatttctacagagctttctggaatctgttcgatttccctTCTCAATCTCAAAGTGGATCAAACAGATCCCCAAAGGCTCTCTGTAgtgatttacttttaaatatatgtacctatacataactgtggatttatttctccaatcATAATTTTGCCAGTACAAACCAACAGAAATAATCAATACTACAATTATTTCTAAGAGATACACACCTTGCAGCTTCACGATATGTTTGACTAAACGGCGTAATTTTTATGTTGAATGGCATCGTACACGTACCAAGAACATTTACAATTCGAAAATTTCTGAACTTAGCTGGGTACTCTAACTTTTGTATTACTCTTGCTATCCTTCTAGCTGCTCTTCTTGCTTCATCTTCTGATGTTGATCctgagggaaaagaaaaactcaGTTTTGTCTCTGTGATGAAGTTCTGTTTCTCCATGTCTTGGTCAAGATGTGAAATTTTTGGTGTAAGTGAGAAATTCAATTTGTACTACCCCATCATTTTACGTGCATggtaacatttaaaaattcataggaaaggattttatatgtatatacaatttttacTGCACATCATAACAGCCTGCAAAATAGTACAAGGCAGAACAAATGTCAATCTTcaaaaatttactaaaacattttcttatgaCACTTATATCTGGCAGAGAGGATAGAGTTTCAAACCAATTGGGGGTGGCACCCTCTCACCTACCAAGTTCTACTGGTAAAAAGGTAACATCTAGaggggcaaaaaaaaattatgttgggtaaataattttctgttaaggAAGCAGCTTCTGAAgccaaattataaatttttaaaagatcacaCAATTTTCATCCATAAATATACATGGAGTTTCAAGTTACTAGGCTACTATATGGAATCATATAATATACCTCAAAAACTGAACTGACCCACGTAGCAGTTTATTTTTATGCTTGGCAAACACAAGTATCTATTTACTTTGCCATGTATTTCAACATGACAGCAATTAACTCTAATGATTATGACAATACAAATGACAATCTTCAATTTTGAATTTATTGCAAACAGTTCTACggaaataaaagcattgttacAAGGAGAGAATTTTGTTGTCTTAGATAAGGCAGTAAATCCTACCAATTGATGCAGATTTTGAGCCATCAGTAATAACTGTAGCATGATCCTTGGCACCTTGTATGTTGTGTTGTGTGCTGTTTATTCGTAGCTAAATACTAAGCTAAAAAAATAGTGTCTgtccatttacataaaaaatctgcATCTAGATCGATACATTTTAACAGCAAAAATTAACTACTACACTATTGTCTTCGTAATCAAAAATAAAACCCACACCCCCAAATCTCAATTCTGTTTATGATAATctaaagttttctttctcttacatCCCCATGGGagaaaaattacaggaaatttGGTAATCACTCAATAATACCAAAAAATATGACACCCACTTGTACCTGGAATGGTCTATTCTGAATAGCTTTTATAAAATGTGGCCGTTTTCCTCATAAATTAGTCATATAGGTCTTGTAAAATGCAATGcctcaaaatggtaaaaaagttTCAAACATACTGAAAAACACTAATTTGGCTTTGCCCTGAGGTAAGGATTCTCATTTCAAGGGCTTCATGCAAAACATCACACACCACATTAAGAGATCACTTACCATTCTCCAATACTTGGCAACTACAGTTGAGTTTAACTATGAGCCAATAGCTGGCTACTAAAAAGTATCTTTCTGATTTAGCAAATGGCAATACCCATGCTAACTTCCTGACCAATGGAGGATGcattctttgtatattctggttAATGATACCATGAATAACTATTCTGTAACTCTCAGGGACAAGTCTAATCACCGTCCTTGTGACATAAACTGGATTCTTTAGTGGTTGCCACAGATTTGACCATCATCACTCTACCCTAGTAATCTCTGGATATGTACTTCTAAAGTATTTCCATTAGTATCTGACACCACCTGAGTTCACCCACATCATTACTTTTTTCAATACAAGTAGTTTGCAACGAACATGCTTGTCAGCCTTGGGACGTTAAGTGACTACTGCAAAAACTacaatttttaaagcaatttgtatttttcctaacatacaaacctgagggtCTTTACATACTGATATTACCTGCAGCACGAGCTGGGAATGgccatttaacttttaaacaaggtggttaactaACGACAGTAGGGGTGGGAGTCCCACCCACCCAGTCGGTACGTATTCACTtggcctttcagcccaggtagcagaatgaggggtggcatgaggtgagCCATTAAtataaagaccttcaggtttgtatgttaagaaaaatacaaattacttaaaaaatttgtagtttgttcctacatgaatacaaaccttcggtctttacatatggaaacttacttcttggtgggaggattctgagtaaatctctgaaccaactggtAGTTCAATTCACCTGGGCCTCTCTTCCTGTTCATGTAGACCAAAGGAAGGAGTCCCATGCCTCTGAACTGTTGACCACATGTGGTGTCCAACTGTCAGATTTCTGGGCCTTTTGAATTAATTCAcagagttaaagttaagtataccttagttttaccagaccactgagctgattaacagctctcctagggctgacccaaaggattagacttattttacgtggctaagaaccaattggttacttggcaacgggacctacagcttattgcggaatccgaaccacattatagcgagaaatgaatttctatcaccagaaataaattcctctaactcttcatcaggccggccggggaatcgaactccggcccagtgagtgtcagtccacagctctaccaactcacccaacgaagagctcaagggcttggatgaacccatagtgtcagaaacaataaaaagctaataaaaccaacatatttgttttattgtcagcctCTCTCTCCAGGACTTACATCTATTAATCTACAGTATACTAGATTATAGACTGGGTACTCAGTCATCTAACTCACCTGCATTGCATGCCTGTCCAGCACATGATGGCCTGCCAACCGTTCCTCTGCCCTAAGGGAGAGGAGGggtataaaacaagaaaaaggaggaggccagacacacacacacacacacacacacacacactctctttcgCAACcatacaccttaggcaagatgctacctgtccctctaagggagctgggtgagctacacaatttgtcgagcagccaccacaggacccaaggaaaaagtgtccaaggacctatgggcaacgtccCAAAGTAAagggaggtgaatgtggtctggcacGAATGTGGTTGCACTCTTAGTACCTGttgaaccaacaggttcttcctgaatgcaaagGGCAGACCAATGCCCCTAACTTTGTGAGCTCTCACCCAGTATTTACTCCCGTCCACCTCGTCAGACATAGAGTATGCTCATTTGATTGTATCACAGAGCCAAAAAgaaatggtattcttggacatctttcttggtcaagccagttCTAACAAAGAGTTGTTGACACTCAGGCCAGTGGGGTCGagtcctcttaagatagtacTGCAGCACCCAAACTGGACACAGCAGCATCTCATCCGGATCACTACCGACAAAGTCCTCAGTGAAGGGGATTGTAAATGACTCAAATCTGGCATCAGGGAccaatggattctgagtctttgctatgaATTCCATGGCAAATTTGAGCAGGACATAACCCCAATCCCCTTGAGGAAGTCCATAAAGTTCGCCAACTCTttttgccgatgccagggcaagcaagaacacagtcttgagggtcagatccgtCTGACAACTTGTAAAGGCTTGTACGGCATACGAGTCAGGCTCCATAGAATGAGAgccacatcccactcaggggacCTGAGTTCTCTGGGAGGGCAAGACTGTACAAAGCTTCTTATCAGCATAGAGATCTCCTGCGAGGAAGAGAGATCGATGACTTTCGGGCGAAGGACTTGGCCCAGGGCAGACCAGTAGCCCTTAACAGCTGAGATAGAGAGAAGCTTCTCATAGAGAAGGAATACGAGAAAGTCCGCTGCTTGCTGAAGAGTAGCTCCAACCAGAGAGATACCCCCGTCTACTGCACCAACCACAAAAGAcagcccatttcccctggtacaaaGCTGCTGAGAATTACcaaaggtatccagacatctctgtcgcTGTGCAGCAGGAAAAGCTCCTCACTCGCAATAGATGCTGGAGAGTATCCAGCTGTGAAGTGACAGCGACTCCACGGACTGGTGGTACCTCTCTGCAGCTGGCATAGGAGGTTGTGCCAAGGGGAaatctctcttggtgcctcagcaagcagagctagcaggtccagataccatgtggcatgtggccacttgggagccaccagggtcaccctgaatctcagacagaatggagagaaagagtaAGCCTCAAGATTGTCCCATGGGTGGTGAAAAGCTGCCTTTCCAAAACATTAATGTGGAGGTGTCTGTCATTCTGGTTCCACACAACTGAAACCAGCAACTCTTTCAGATGTGCGCCCCACCCCTTGGTTGATCCATCCAAGAACAGAAGCATAATGACAGAAGATGTGTGTAGTGACACTCCTATTgcaaggttcctgtcatccagccaccaggctaagtcctgtctcacttcctcttcAAGAGGAGTGGGAAGGAACGGGGAGTCCTTTGCCGGAGACCAGAACTCTTTCATCCTCCACTGATGAGAACGAAGGTGAAGCCGCACAAGGGACTagcttctccaaggacgacaggtgACTGAGAACAACTTTCCACTGCTGAGCTGGTTGCTCCCGctgagacaggaacaactgctGCGCTGCCTCTCTAAACCTGCTGATACACGAGTTGGAGGGGTAGACTCTCactgctgccatatctatcagcatggtCAGATACTTTATACTCTACTTGGGTATGAGATCAGActtctcaaaatttatcactaacccaAGGCCGTGACAAAATTCAAGAAGTCAATGTCTGTCGTGGAGCAACTGCAAATGGGGGCTCACCAGAACTAGCCAGTCATCatgatacctcagaagacgtatcccgtgcgagtgggcccaagtcgacacaagggtgaacacttgtgttAACACCTGGGGAGCGGCTGAGAGTCCGAAACAGAGagtctgaactggtacactctcCCCAAGGATAATGTGGAGGTATCTGCAGGAGGACTGAtagatgggtatttgaaaatacgcatcttCAAGTCCACCGAAAGCATGAAGTCAGACTCCCTCACAGCCGCGAGCACTGAACGTGTCGTTTCCATTttgaaccgagtctggcaaacAAATCAGTCTTCATCCACCCGTCTCTTTCTCCATGGGAAAGAGACAGCTGTAAAACCCTGTAGACTGGTCCaccacgacttctacagcacctttCTTCAACACAGCTTTCACCTAGCCCTATAGGGCGAGATCCTTCAGTGAGCTGGGAACATACGTGCAGAGATGGACCAAAATAGTTGGCAAGGGGTGGTAAGAACTTGAAGGGAAGTTGATAACCTACCCGAatgacatccactacccaggtttCTGCTCCATATCATTGCCATGTTGACCTATAGCTCGACAGGCACCGCCTCCACCAATGGCAGCACGTGGGGAGGAATGCCGCCCTTAGCGTCCTCCTCCCTTCTTACCCCTGCCTCCTCTCCCAGGTTGGGGAGGGGGCTGAAAGGGGCACTGCTGCGCACCTTTCCTGATGGGGGCAGAAGACTGGGTGTTCCTATGAGGGTCCTTGGAAGTCTGGGACTTCCAAGGACTCTTAGAAGTGCCAGTCTGACCCGAAGGTCGGGCTGCAGTGGCACACATAGACTCGGAGGCCTTGGCCATTGCCTGCTGAACGAGACGGTCATTGTCCtatgtcctctctctctgtctgtccacCACGGCATCCACTTCTCTAGGGAACAGGGAAGTGAAACCCAGTATTGTTCCGTTCCGTTAAGCCAAGGCCAACTCAGAACCGACGAACCTGATGATCTAATTCAAGACAgcatatctcctcttcaacaccaggttagcccacagagttagctgtctggtggggtaggtaggagatggccctacctccagacagcATCAGTCTCTTGAATGTTTCTTCCTCTTCAGGGTTCACAGCACTTGAAGTGGAGGAGGAAGCAATCTTGGCCACTGAAAGGGACCACAGATCAATCCAAGAGACTgtctggaatgctgccatggtAGTCATTCCAGTGCCGTTGCCTCCTGCTGCGAGGGGGAGACCTCCTCTGAATGGAGCTGGTCCAGCAACAGAcccaggtcaacctgtttagtcagcaaaGGCTTCTCTGATTGCACGTAGTCTTTTCTGGcgagtgagaggaggaggaagcatcTTACATGAGCAGCTGGACCGAAGTGAATTTTCCTGCCCAGACACAATAGAATTCACCTGGTCCAAGACCCCTTCAGCAAGATTAGACCAAGGCAGGCCCACCAAAGCTTTGGGTTCCTTGTGGGACCCCTAAAAGGATTAGAGGGTTGAAGGGCGATCCATGGAAGTAGCCAGGGTCTCTTCCTCTAGACCGTTGTACTGACAAGTCAATCGAACGATCTCAGTGAAGGTCCTCTGTAACTCAGGGGTGTCCGCAACCTGGGGAAAAGGACCCTCGAACCCTTCCAGGTCATGGTCTTCCCAGGATACTCTCTCTTAAGGGGAGAGGCACTTGTCAGAACCCCTTGGCAACCTCTCCGCCACTCGAGCATATGACCGGTCCGGTCCAAAGCCTGCACCCAGAGCATAAGCTTTCATGACGGTCTGGGATGGGAAGGCGAATGTAACCAGTCCAAACCCTAGTCCCATCCTTCTCCTGGTAAACCCCCATGAGGTGAAGGGGACAGGTGAGGAAGGCCATGGGAGGTCGTTAACCCGCGATGACATTGGCCGCATGGGTCAGGGAGAGCAATCCCATTCACGCAAACTTGGATGGGGCTGTCCCAAAGGCATGCTATTGTCTTCTTCGAGGCTGGGGCCTCTACAGGCGAAGAAGACTGGAC
Protein-coding regions in this window:
- the LOC136845270 gene encoding TATA box-binding protein-like 1; translation: MNGIGEVVGLANGMMPEAQNVPELPEVNDGTASNPAEVIDEAPVIDIIINNVVSSFSVGCHLELRQIARCAHNVEYRRESGMVTLKIRNPPTTASIWSSGKITCTGSTSEDEARRAARRIARVIQKLEYPAKFRNFRIVNVLGTCTMPFNIKITPFSQTYREAASYEPELHPGVTYKIDHPKATLKIFSTGSITVTAPSVSNVQYAIEHIYPKVQSFAKARTPEEIERMRQMKEERSPTPSSSDDESLSEFPDYDDI